From a region of the Budorcas taxicolor isolate Tak-1 chromosome 9, Takin1.1, whole genome shotgun sequence genome:
- the FUT9 gene encoding 4-galactosyl-N-acetylglucosaminide 3-alpha-L-fucosyltransferase 9 — translation MTSASKGILRPFLIVCIILACFMVCLFIYIKPTNSWIFSPMESASSVLKMKNFFSTKTGDFNETTILIWVWPFGQTFDLTSCQAMFNIQGCHLTTDRSLYNKSHAVLIHHRDISWDLTNLPQQARPPFQKWIWMNLESPTHTPQKSGIEHLFNLTLTYRRDSDIQVPYGFLTVSTNPFVFEVPNKEKLVCWVVSNWNPEHARVKYYNELSKSIEIHTYGQAFGEYVTDKNLIPTISTCKFYLSFENSIHKDYITEKLYNAFLAGSVPVVLGPSRENYENYIPADSFIHVEDYNSPSELAKYLKEVDKNNKLYLSYFNWRKDFTVNLPRFWESHACLACDHVKRHQEYKSVGNLEKWFWN, via the coding sequence ATGACCTCAGCATCCAAAGGAATTCTCCGCCCATTTTTAATTGTCTGCATTATCCTGGCCTGCTTCATGGTGTGTCTGTTCATTTACATCAAGCCCACCAACAGCTGGATCTTCAGCCCGATGGAGTCAGCCAGCTCAgtgttgaaaatgaaaaatttcttctCCACCAAAACTGGTGATTTTAATGAAACTACTATTCTGATTTGGGTGTGGCCATTTGGGCAGACCTTTGACCTTACATCTTGCCAAGCAATGTTCAACATCCAAGGATGCCATCTCACGACAGACCGTTCTCTGTACAACAAGTCCCACGCAGTTCTGATCCACCACCGAGACATCAGTTGGGATCTGACCAATTTACCTCAGCAGGCGAGGCCACCCTTCCAGAAATGGATTTGGATGAATCTGGAGTCACCGACTCACACACCGCAGAAGAGTGGCATTGAGCACCTGTTCAACCTGACTCTGACTTATCGCCGTGACTCAGATATCCAAGTGCCTTATGGTTTCTTGACCGTAAGCACAAACCCCTTCGTGTTTGAAGTGCCAAACAAAGAGAAGTTAGTGTGCTGGGTTGTAAGTAACTGGAACCCTGAGCATGCCAGGGTCAAGTATTACAATGAGCTAAGCAAAAGCATTGAAATCCATACCTATGGGCAAGCATTTGGAGAATACGTGACTGATAAAAATTTGATTCCTACCATATCTACTTGcaaattttatctttcctttgaaAACTCAATCCACAAAGATTATATCACAGAAAAGCTCTACAATGCTTTTCTGGCTGGCTCTGTGCCTGTTGTTTTGGGGCCATCTAGGGAAAACTATGAGAATTATATTCCagcagattcattcattcatgtggaAGATTATAACTCTCCAAGTGAGCTAGCTAAGTATCTGAAGGAAGTAGACAAAAACAATAAATTATACCTTAGTTACTTTAACTGGAGGAAAGATTTCACAGTAAATCTTCCTCGATTTTGGGAATCACATGCATGCTTGGCTTGTGACCATGTGAAAAGGCATCAAGAGTATAAATCCGTTGGTAATTTAGAGAAATGGTTTTGGAATTAA